From a single Eleginops maclovinus isolate JMC-PN-2008 ecotype Puerto Natales chromosome 20, JC_Emac_rtc_rv5, whole genome shotgun sequence genomic region:
- the LOC134883351 gene encoding sterile alpha motif domain-containing protein 3-like, which yields MLLRIILREDDIRKVNIENLPENVDEFYLTIKTKLGLEGDFVLQYQDPDFGNDLCNLSCMSELPKEKATLKVCTKVRECYHTDSTLGTASLSSSSLEEGPSGLKTRQLPQPFVISAFSYDVELKLKQGNEAYNRDGTLLDISKNMKSDILDKLAEAMYAYNPYPTREDFDNVAQALVQKHPCLKEPGSDRGWYCWKFSLQFKMANFRQKLRVAGCSEVMINARTSGPHSKKLKRAKKSEVNFLPDFPDGKAQCDLEMERSALVVEMKKRKIDWKQTGKMMTSTFPLRRKEIIEDEPFVGQVKERWPALFTEQQIEAEFARLTSVDLKSSFFSGLDQYLTRFLELYKAKSSIVGLTRLMSCLNDDSSTQTKRTIVLLGLPHFLKEDPSRVFKTIQATDDQATVCKGMKVGVLMVKDGEEDIATAVVLEEEVILPEVKDVPHAIALLMGLLFALNIDYPKELRYTFEVTQKVLMNIGGGQCSSLVHGLRNRLLRKTL from the exons ATGCTGCTGCGCATCATTTTGAGAGAAGATGATATTAGAAAAGTTAACATTGAAAACTTGCCTGAGAATGTGGATGAGTTCTACTTAACCATAAAGACCAAACTTGGACTGGAGGGAGACTTCGTGCTTCAGTATCAAGACCCTGACTTTGGGAATGACCTGTGCAATTTAAGTTGCATGTCAGAACTTCCAAAAGAGAAAGCAACTTTGAAAGTGTGCACCAAGGTACGTGAATGTTACCACACAGACTCAACTTTAGGCACAGCAAGTCTGTCATCATCTTCCCTTGAGGAGGGCCCTTCTGGTCTCAAAACCCGTCAGTTGCCTCAGCCATTTGTCATTTCTGCCTTTTCGTATGATGTGGAGTTAAAGCTGAAGCAAGGAAATGAAGCCTACAATAGAGATGGAACCCTTCTGGACATATCCAAAAACATGAAGTCTGACATTTTAGACAAATTAGCAGAAGCCATGTATGCGTACAATCCCTACCCCACACGTGAAGACTTTGATAATGTGGCCCAAGCTCTCGTTCAAAAACATCCTTGTCTGAAGGAACCTGGCTCCGACCGTGGGTGGTATTGCTGGAAGTTTAGCTTGCAATTCAAAATGGCCAACTTCCGCCAGAAGCTGCGAGTGGCCGGGTGCTCCGAAGTCATGATCAATGCCCGTACCTCTGGACCACATTCAAAAAAACTCAAGAGGGCCAAAAAATCTGAAGTGAACTTTCTGCCAG ATTTTCCAGACGGGAAAGCCCAATGTGACCTTGAAATGGAGAGGTCTGCCTTGGTCGTTgagatgaagaaaagaaaaattgaTTGGAAGCAAACTGGTAAAATGATGACGAGTACTTTTCCGTTGCGGAGAAAAGAAATAATTGAAGATGAGCCTTTTGTGGGACAAGTCAAAGAAAGGTGGCCAGCCTTGTTCACAGAACAGCAG ATTGAAGCAGAATTTGCTCGGCTTACATCCGTTGACCTGAAGAGCTCCTTCTTCTCTGGGCTGGACCAGTACCTGACAAGGTTCCTTGAGCTGTACAAAGCCAAGAGTAGCATCGTGGGATTGACCAGGCTGATGAGCTGTCTTAATGATGAT AGctccacacaaacaaagaggaCCATTGTTCTACTGGGCCTTCCCCACTTCCTTAAAGAAGATCCCTCACGTGTATTTAAGACAATACAG GCCACAGATGATCAAGCCACGGTCTGTAAGGGTATGAAAGTCGGTGTTTTGATGGTGAAAGACGGAGAAGAGGACATTGCCACAGCAGTCGTCCTTGAGGAAGAAGTGATCTTGCCCGAAGTGAAGGACGTCCCTCATGCCATTGCCTTGCTAATGGGTCTTCTTTTTGCCCTCAACATAGACTATCCTAAAGAATTGAGGTATACATTTGAAGTTACTCAGAAGGTCCTGATGAACATCGGTGGAGGGCAGTGTTCTTCACTTGTCCATGGCTTGAGAAACAGACTCTTGCGAAAAACTTTGTAA